A genomic region of Balaenoptera ricei isolate mBalRic1 chromosome 21, mBalRic1.hap2, whole genome shotgun sequence contains the following coding sequences:
- the GOT1L1 gene encoding putative aspartate aminotransferase, cytoplasmic 2: MSVFTDVPLAQKLEGSLLKTYKQDDHPNKMFLAYKVCMTSQGQPWVSSVVRKTQTQIVQDPSLNFEYTPVMGMKSFIQASLNLLFGKNSQVIMENRAGGVHTVGDSGAFQLGAQFLKTWRRDSQIVYIISSQKEPHGLVFQDMGFTVYEHNFWDSARLRLDPSMLLDVVERAPHGCIFVIGNIGNCKLTQGQWTQLMVLMKSKQIFPFFDIPYQGLATGDLEEDSRFLQYFVSQGFEFFCSQSLSKNFGIYDEGVGILAVVALNNQLLLRVLSQLMNFARALWLNPPTMGARIITSVLCNPAMQGEWKQSLEGVVENVMMTKEKVKEKLRLLGTPGSWDHITEQKGSHSYLGLNPRQVEYLVKKKHIYIPKNGRINFTCINSYNIDYITESITEAVLFTKDSEK, from the exons ATGTCTGTGTTCACGGATGTGCCCCTAGCCCAGAAGCTAGAAGGCAGCTTGCTGAAGACCTACAAACAAGACGACCACCCTAACAAGATGTTCCTGGCCTATAAAG TCTGCATGACCAGCCAAGGCCAACCCTGGGTGTCCTCTGTCGTGCGCAAGACCCAAACGCAGATCGTCCAGGATCCCTCCCTGAACTTTGAGTACACGCCAGTGATGGGCATGAAATCATTCATCCAGGCCTCCTTGAACCTCCTCTTTGGAAAGAACAGCCAAGTCATTATGGAGAACAGG GCAGGGGGTGTGCACACGGTAGGTGACAGCGGTGCTTTCCAACTGGGGGCTCAGTTCCTCAAAACTTGGCGTCGGGATTCTCAAATAGTTTACATCATTTCTTCTCAAAAAG AACCGCATGGACTCGTCTTCCAGGACATGGGCTTTACAGTTTATGAACACAACTTCTGGGACTCCGCACGGCTGCGCTTGGACCCCAGCATGCTCCTCGATGTGGTGGAG CGGGCCCCGCACGGCTGTATCTTCGTGATCGGGAACATCGGCAACTGCAAGCTGACACAGGGTCAGTGGACACAGTTGATGGTCCTCATGAAG AGCAAGcagatatttccattttttgacaTTCCCTATCAAGGTTTAGCTACTGGTGACCTGGAAGAAGATTCTAGATTCTTACAATACTTTGTGTCTCAAggctttgagttcttctgcagccAGTCTCTGTCCAAGAATTTTGGTATTTATG ACGAAGGAGTGGGGATCCTCGCGGTGGTGGCACTCAATAACCAGCTCCTGCTCCGCGTCCTCTCGCAGCTGATGAACTTCGCGCGGGCCCTGTGGCTAAACCCTCCTACCATGGGTGCTCGCATTATCACCTCTGTCCTCTGTAACCCGGCTATGCAGGGAGAATG GAAACAGAGTCTGGAAGGGGTTGTAGAGAACGTCATGATGACCAAGGAAAAAGTGAAGGAGAAGCTCCGGCTCCTGGGTACCCCGGGCTCCTGGGATCACATCACTGAGCAGAAGGGGTCCCATAGCTATCTTGGACTCAACC CCCGACAGGTGGAATACTTGGTCAAGAAAAAGCATATCTACATCCCCAAGAATGGGCGGATCAACTTCACCTGTATCAATTCCTACAACATAGATTACATCACTGAGAGCATCACTGAGGCTGTCCTCTTCACAAAGGACTCAGAGAAATAG